The window AGCTCTATTTAGCTGCAAGTGAGGGTTGAATTTAGACACCATCTTATATAACCTCACAACAGTATGAAATTATGCCCCCAGATTGTATTTGGAGTTCATAGCAAAGAGTGCAGACGCTGGCCACTGCAGCAATTGTTCCGCCAGGTGCTCTGCCCAACACAGTTGTCCACACCTGAATAGGAAGTCACAATTCAAAAGTACCTctcaaactgaaaagaaaaaacaaagttgTTTGCATGGAATGGAGAGTGAGGGATTTCCAAAGGCATAAACTAAGACTGAATTTCCAGTCTTTTTCCACCAAGGAATCTATATAAAACTCCATATTTTGGTGCCTCGGGGTCACTCCCAATGATTTGACAGAGTAAAGTTTGTTGATGTTCAAGGTTGCGAGACCCATCTGTTTACTCAGGTTTTTGTCTGTCAGCATAGTTGGAGGGGGATGCTTTGAGAGTTCCAGCTTTTTTTGCTGGGGGTTTCTTTAGAGCCAACATAATTTGTTACTGTGTTCATTTAGAAGCTTTAATTTGTGGTTTTGAAGATTGTGTAACTGCACTAAGAGGTGGCAAGAGGCCCATATGAGGAGTTCAGCAATAAGTTTAACAATACAGTAAATAACTGTTCAGTAATTTGCCCCGTACTGAGCATCATGGCATGCACTATAAGTTATTAGTCCGGGCTCAAAGACAAAGAACAGTCCTAGTGCATTAACATGTCTTTATGAGGTGCCtagtaaaaaggaaataaaaatgcagTTCCATTTGGATAACAGAACACTGAATCACTTCACTCACTGTTGTCACACATTAAGGATGACCCACAGTTAGCCTCAGGACTGAGGGCACAGTTAGATTATTTCACAATAGTCTATTTTGGaatagaagaagaagaatgagGATAATACTTTCATAGGGCCTTTCTCCATGGTTCTCAAGACAATTTACATGAACATTAAACCTTCTAGACCCCTGTGAGGTAGTTAAGTGTTAttacttccattttacagattgtgaACCTAAGACAGAGAGGTATGCAGCCAAAATTTTCTGAAGTgttcattgaagtccatgggagctgcagatcctcagcactgctgaaaatcagGCACCAGACATCTTAATTGATCACACAACAATAGAGGCATTCAGAATTAGTGACTGCTTTTGAATACTTAGGACTAAGtgacagcaagtcagtggcaatgcTGGGTATAGAATCCAGAGCTTCTATGAATCCCATGCTCCATCTCCTAGACCaatggtctccaaagtggggtgcacgcaccccagGGGATGTGCAAGACCATCCCTGGGGGATGCACAGCACGGCAGCAGCAGCGCTCCTGGACCTCTGATTCTtcggcggcagctcggctcttccccgctccgtcttcggcggcgcACCGGCGGCagctctttttaatttttttccccttccctagagctggccctgggggtgcgcgatctaaaaaaaaagtttggagaccaatGCCCTAGACAATACTCCACCCGTCTATTTAAAGTATTTTGCTTCATCACCAATTGTCATGAGAAGTTTATATTCATACTCCTCTTGATCATGGAAAGGCTTTTTTTCTGTGCATTATGTTATttgctgtctctctctgtttgggttttttaagtgAACATTCAACCTGACTTAGTCAATGTTGATTTAACTGGTTCCATACTGTTACAGACCCCACTGCATGCAGCAAATCCCATCCTACCACTTCAGATTAAATTTGATAATACATATTTGTTACCCCATGCCCAGAAGATCAAGTAGACAAGAAATGGTCTAACTGTCCCAATAAAGGCAGTGCTCAGATATTACTGCAACAGGGGACAGATATATACCCAGATAACCAGGATAGACCTAGATTTTTGGAGGCTTAGAATTTCTCAGAAAGAATGAGACAAGATGGTCATGAGATAAAGGCACCAGACTGAGACTGAAGAAGTCGGAGCtctattccctgttctgccacaggcctatattccccatctgtaaaatggggataaatagcATTTCCTTTCTGTTTAGGTTGTAAGACCCAGACCCACTTCAATGGCAGTTAGctaaatacttttgagaatctgggtctaagacggggtgggcaaactttttggcccgagggccacatctgggtatggaaattgtatggcagtcGTGAATGctcatggttcctggccaatgggagctgtgggggtggcgcttggggcaggggcagagtgtGGAGCCCTCTGGGTGCCCCTACACGAAGGAacaggaggggggacatgccattgCGTCCGGGAGCCGCGCCGAGCACTGGCAcgtgcagagcagggcaagccctggaccccgcaCCCTGTCGGGAGCtggagggccggattaaaacgcctgaagggccggatgcggcTCCCGGGCTGTAGTGTGCCCACCCCTGGTCAAAGCTCTTTGGGGACAAAGACTCATCTCTTAGTGTATCTTTGCACCTTGCCTGGCATagtagggccctgatctcagttgcagCCTGTAGGCGTTTCTGTACCGGAAATAAGAAAGGACAGTAATGTTCAATGACAGGAAATTACCCCCGAGGGATCAGAGTGCATAGAAGGAAGAGCCAACAGGTCACAAGTTCACCGGCTTGTCACTGTGAAGGGATACTTGGTCAAGGTGAACTCAAGGCTTCTGCTTTCTGCACCAGAGGGAAGACCGGCAGGGGTTATGTAAGATTACAACGGGAGAGGCGGCCACGGCTCTGCAAAGAGGCGAGAAGGATCTCTCCCTTCACCACCCACAGCAGCGCGGGGACGTTTCAGCTTTCGGACAACAGCTACCCCTAGTGGCGAGGAATCGCTTCCCTTTTCTCTCGCCCCTCTCGTTGATTTCGTGCTGTCAACCGGTTTAGTAACTAGAGGCGGCGAGTGGTCATTAACCTGGCAAGCGCCCCCgtcccttcctccagcacagacccCCGGCGGCTGCAGCCCAGCGAGGCCGCTTGCAGTCGCTCCCCGGCCTGGGCGCAGGGCGCACCGCGGGCTGCCAGGGGACCGGGCGTTTGTTTGCTCATCCAAGGCAGAGCAAGAGCGAAGCGCCCCTTAACCAAACGTACCTCCTGGGTACGGCCCCTtccagggcccagccctccagcgTGGCCAAGGCGGAGGGTACTCCTGTCcgacccccacacccccagcctctcccaggcCACGGCCCCGCCGCGCCGCTGGGGAAAGTTCGCCCTGCAGCCTCTGGCTCCTGAAGttagggaaaggggagggggggcgtgTCGGGGAGCCCTCGCAGCAACAGCCGCGATCAATCGCAGGGAGTTACTTCTCCTGCCCCCGAGGTGGAGGCGCCTGGGGGGCGCGCGGCTATGGCGGGCACGCGCGCTGCCCCCACACGTGCGCTGCCCCCCAGGCGCGCACACTCCTGGAGcgcagtggggagggggcggggccgcggAGCTCGCCTGTTGCATCGTCCAGGCCGGGTTGTTtgtaagagtgtgtgtgtttgtatctgcGCCGGAgcccccagcagtgccctggcTCTCGGCTGCTGCCGGATAGTGGCTGCTCCCTGCTCCGTGGCACGTCCCTCGCAGCTCCTGTccggtctctctcctcctccctgtgtaTTTTTAGGTCACTGGAGTGGAGGGTAGGTAATCCCCGGGCTTAAGTTCCAAGGGGGCGGGTTCTGGCCGGAGGTGGAGTCACTTTTCATTTAAATCCCTGACTATAAAATGGGCTTAAAGAGACGCGGGATCCCAGCTGCGCTGCACAGAGCCCGGCGGGCAGGCGTGTGTCGAAGGGGGCGGGAGCCCAGCAGCCGTCAGGATGCTCCACTCCCTCGGCGTTCACACCTTGCAGCTGCTCACCCAGGTCGCTGCCTGCATCCTCCTGTTCCCCCGCTTCCTGCTCACCGCGCTGATGCTCTGGctcctggattttctgtgcatCAGGAAGAAGGTGCTGCTGATGGGTAGCAGGGCGGAGGAGGAAGAAGCTTGTCCTGGCCAGGAGCTGCCCCCGGACGACCCCCCGGTCTGCGTTTCCGACTCTAACCGCATGTTCACCCTGGAGTCCCTGAAAGCCGTGTGGCACGGGCAGAAGCTGGACTTCTTCAAGTCAGCCCACGTGGGCTCTTCCGCCCCCAACCCCGAAGTCATCCAGCTGGACGGGCAGAAGCGGCTCAGGATCCTGGACTACGCCCGAGGCAAGAGACCCCTGATCCTCAACTTTGGGAGCTGCACCTGACCTCCCTTCATGGCTCGCCTGAGGTCCTTCCAGCGCCTAACTGCGCACTTCGTGGACATCGCTGACTTCCTGCTGGTGTACATCGAAGAGGCTCACCCCTCCGACGGCTGGGTCAGCTCGGACGCAGCCTACCAGATCCCCAAGCACCAGTGCCTCCAAGACCGGCTGAGGGCGGCTCAGCTGATGCAGGAAGGGGCGCctggctgccccctggcagtggaCACCATGGACAATGCTTCCAGCGCCGCCTATGGAGCCTTCTTTGAAAGGCTCTACATCATCCAGGAGGAGGTGGTGATGTACCAGGGAGGCAGAGGACCAGAGGGCTACAAGATCTCCGAACTGCGGAGCTGGCTCGACCAGTACAAAAACCGGCTCCAGAGCCCCAGTACGGTGGTCATCCACGTGTAAAAGGAaactgtgctggggggaggagagggggtgtgCTGCCCTGGGGgggcccgggggtgggggtggcaggagctgttctctgctcctctccctgGGGACGGCAGGCTGCTGTGTGAGTTTCATGCACGTGCTATCGTTACCCCTTCTCTGATCGAATCATGTTGATTTGCCAGCCCAGCTCCGTTCATGCTGCATGTCCTCGTGCATCTTGTAAATACCCCCTTTTTTTGTAACAAAGCGTTCCCTATTTTTATGGAGGTTTTCCTAGGGGGTCTGGGTCCGCGCGCGAGTGGTCTCTGCTGAGCGCCCGGAAAACACTAGTTGGGATTTCTAGTCTCTCTTGGTGACGACCGATTTTGAAATGGTTTTCAAAATACCAGGAAATCGAGTCCGATGTTGTTAGAGACTGGAAGTGCCACTAGCCGGGGCAAAACGGAATGTCCTATTTATGGGgtctccctcctctctttttgtaaaatgttcattttttttaatgaaacttttTATAGTAATAAAGATCTGGAATAAAACAACACGCCTGCTCTTGGCTCCTCGTCACGGAACTGATAAGCTAATGCAATCGCTGCCGTGTAACCTCCCTCCGAGCTGCCGGGGATCTGGCGGGCGGGAGGAGAtagctggggcaggagaggcgGACCTGCACGGGCTGGGGCCGCAGGAGGGCGCGCGCTACCCCGGCCACTTGGGGCCCCCCGACAGCGTCGGCGCTCTGCAGAAAACCTGCCCCGGAGGGTGCGTTACAGCCTCCCCCGCTGAGCTCCGTCAAGTTACAATCAACCGCTACCGCTGCGGAGCCCCCTCCGGAGGTCGCGCTCACCCCGCGCTTGGGGCTTCCCGCGAGGGGCTGAGCGCAGGCAATTCCTCCCTTTCACCCGGGGCAGGCAGCAGCTTGCTGACGCCGCAAAGGTCTCCACCGCGTAGCCCAAACTGTGCCCCGGCTTCCCAGCTGCGCGCACTGTAGTAACCTGCTGGGCTCCGGCCGCGTGCCGCCCCGCAAGGGCTGGGAAGCCGCTCCCCGTCAGCCTACAATTTAGCGCATCTCCCAAGGCTCCGATTCAGAGGCACCTGCCTCACTTTAAACAGCTGGCTAATCCCATTGACGGCAAGGTGGCTCCTCACCTGGTTAAACTAAGGCACCTGTTTAAGCACCTCACTGACTCCAGCTCCAAGCCCTAGCTGAACAAAGGACAGCTGTGCATCCCCGGAGAACGGACAGGTTCAAAATGATCAGGGTTCAGAGgggcagccctgttagtctgtatcagcaaaaacaaggaggagtccttgtggcaccttagagattaacacatttatttgaaaaaagaaaaggagtccttgtggcaccttagagactaaccaatttatttgagcatgagctttcgtgagctacagctcacttcatcagtgagctgtagctcacgaaagctcatgctcaaataaattggttagtctctaaggtgccacaaggactccttttctttttgcgaatacagactaacacggctgttactctgaaacctgacatttatttgagtataagcttttgtgggctaaaatctgatgaagtgggttttagcccgcgaaagtttatgcccaaatgaatgtgttagtctctaaagtgccacaagaactccttgttgttgtgggtttttttttttttccaaaatgctcAGTAATCTGAAATGTATTAGAGGAATGGGTTAGTGGGGGATGGTAGCCCTATTTTCCTCTGTGTGTCATCAATCCCACAGGCTTTTCTGTAACCCAAACCTTGGGAAAACAGCAATTTGATTTCAAGTTGCAGGTGTTCATTACTACATGCTGCTTTGAAATCCTAGGGTAAAACCAAACAGGGAAAATAAGTCATCATCAATTTACGATGAAACCACAAAGGCTAAAACATTCAATTCATCTGACTGCTTAACAAGTATATGAAGCCCAAGCAAGAATCCAGAAACAACACTTCTAAGTGATTATGCCCAAGTATTGTTTTTTTCTGCCTTGGACATGATCTTTTTGGAAACCATCAACAAATGACAGATGGTTTAGAATAACCTTTCCTCACAAATCAGGTTACGAAGTGGGCATGTTTTATCTCCAACAAAAGAAGGGAGGAGGGGTGTTAACAGTCTTCAGATACCTTAAGGGctcttataaagaggatggggatcaattgttctccatgtccactgaaggtatgGCAAGAAGTAAGAGActttatctgcagcaagggagatttaggtgaggTATTAGGAAAAGTCTTTTAATGACAAAGATAGTTAAgttctgaaataggcttccaagggaggtggtggaatccccctCATTGGAGTTTTTAAGaatagtttagacaaacacccatccaggatggtctaggtttacttcaTGCTGTCCCagtacagggggctggactcAATGACTTCTCAAAGTCCTTTTCAGCCCTATGCTTCTATGATTCTGCAAGTAATGACCATTGGAAATTTATTAATCACACTTATCAAGACATTTTGGGATACAGGCATCTTCTTGTAATGTCTTTAATAGCTCCTCGTATAAAAAATCTGTTTTAGGAAAGATGAAGGGGAGAAACTTAAATTGTTGCAATCTTCCTGATTATATTTAACAAGATTTCCCCCATATCAGATTAAATCTAATGAGAAATCAGAAGAACTTTTAAGGCAATTTATGTCCTATTATTCAAACTAATGTTGTTAACTTTGCAGAAAACAGTTTATAAACATAGTACAACCTTCTCTTTTCAGAAATAGGTTGCCATATCCATACAACCACTTCAGGCTTATGGAATGTATACCACTTAATTCCCCTCATAAGTCTGCAACCAAAACTATATTGGCCAACATTTTCATACATGTGCACCTAAAGCTACGCACTCAAATCAAACTGGTTTCATATTAAAACTGCTGGCTCCCCACAACTCTCAATGACTTCAGTAggtgctgtgagtgctcagcttTTCTAAAAATTAGGTCATTTTGATATATTGTACCAAAATATCAAATCAagtacctaactttaggcatccaagtttgaaaaatttGGATGTTCCATAGCCACGCATTTAATATGATACCTCTCTGCATATTTGTGGGTCTGCACAACTTACCATCTTGATAAAGAGAAGCCAAATGGCCCCATCCATTTCATACCTTCCTGAACTGAATCCATTTGCTGTCACAAACATTAGTCGCACACACAACACGGGCCGTCTCTCGTGCTGTGGGCTACAGGGGATTATGGTTATGAGGTTACTGCTTCTCATAGACATATAAGCTCTCTCACACATCTTCCAAACCTCCAAGAATAGTTTGCTTTCCAAAGTCAGGTGGTGAAGACTAATCTTAGCATCTGCAATGAAACCCTGACAAATGGGGGAAGTAACTCTTCTGAATTACCCAAAGCACTGCACTCTGCAACAGTACCATCATCATTATTTTGACTCTCTGTCTTTTGATTTGAGCATGGAACCAGGTACAAGGATCACCATTAAAGACAAATGTTTTACCTGTCCACTGACACTGCAATCTaaagtaaaaaattaattaattctaTTTGAATGGGTTACatctaaggatttttttttatctggCTC of the Eretmochelys imbricata isolate rEreImb1 chromosome 6, rEreImb1.hap1, whole genome shotgun sequence genome contains:
- the DIO3 gene encoding thyroxine 5-deiodinase; protein product: MPRRSSRQEMLGKGEGGRGGSPAAVRMLHSLGVHTLQLLTQVAACILLFPRFLLTALMLWLLDFLCIRKKVLLMGSRAEEEEACPGQELPPDDPPVCVSDSNRMFTLESLKAVWHGQKLDFFKSAHVGSSAPNPEVIQLDGQKRLRILDYARGKRPLILNFGSCTUPPFMARLRSFQRLTAHFVDIADFLLVYIEEAHPSDGWVSSDAAYQIPKHQCLQDRLRAAQLMQEGAPGCPLAVDTMDNASSAAYGAFFERLYIIQEEVVMYQGGRGPEGYKISELRSWLDQYKNRLQSPSTVVIHV